One Ignavibacteria bacterium DNA segment encodes these proteins:
- a CDS encoding benzoyl-CoA reductase subunit B, with the protein MTEEKFKFQGIGRDYQKQLLTDWYERLQNAHNVGRKVAYLFVPGNVAEFLRVFDFELVFPEVNALQCGVRKTSGDLILKAEDVGYSSDVCGYVKNDIGMMLSGNVGPSGTEIPKPDLLLCTYCGCTTFIKWFEALSHFYDVPLVMLDVPYLRDGEISDTDRQYIVEQLQELIPICEKITGNKFDYDKLVEATKHSAEAEDLWVKILHSAKHRPSPFDSYFEAVFFMAPIYVLRGLPDCTSYYREALKEITERIEHGVGPIPEEKVRVVIEGPPPWP; encoded by the coding sequence ATGACAGAAGAAAAATTTAAATTTCAAGGCATCGGCAGAGATTACCAAAAACAACTTTTGACCGATTGGTATGAACGTTTGCAAAACGCGCACAACGTTGGAAGAAAAGTCGCGTATTTATTCGTGCCGGGAAACGTTGCAGAATTTTTGCGCGTGTTTGATTTCGAACTCGTGTTTCCTGAAGTGAATGCGTTGCAATGCGGTGTGCGAAAAACTTCCGGCGATTTGATTTTGAAAGCAGAAGACGTTGGGTATTCTTCCGATGTGTGCGGCTACGTAAAAAACGACATTGGAATGATGCTCTCGGGAAATGTCGGTCCATCGGGAACAGAAATTCCCAAACCGGATTTGCTGCTCTGCACATATTGCGGCTGCACAACGTTCATCAAGTGGTTCGAAGCGCTTTCGCATTTTTACGATGTTCCGCTCGTGATGCTCGATGTTCCGTATTTGCGCGATGGAGAAATTTCCGATACCGATAGACAATACATCGTCGAGCAGTTGCAAGAGTTGATTCCCATTTGTGAAAAAATTACCGGCAACAAATTTGATTACGATAAACTTGTTGAAGCGACAAAACATTCTGCCGAAGCGGAAGACTTGTGGGTAAAAATTTTGCACAGCGCAAAACACAGACCGTCTCCGTTCGATTCATATTTCGAAGCAGTATTTTTTATGGCGCCAATTTATGTATTGCGCGGACTTCCCGATTGCACAAGTTATTATCGCGAAGCATTGAAAGAAATTACCGAGCGCATCGAACACGGCGTTGGTCCGATTCCCGAAGAAAAAGTTCGCGTGGTGATAGAAGGTCCGCCTCCGTGGCCGCA
- a CDS encoding 2-isopropylmalate synthase, giving the protein MNTEHQELIYDWNKGGIVDMKGVVKIEFDDETLRDGLQSPSVTDPSIDQKIRILHLIEELGIQSANIGLPGAGPRAYNDTLELAKEIARCKMKIYPNCAARTVIADIDPVIDISQKAGIPIEVASFVGSSPIRQYVEGWTVDKVRELTENAVSYVVAHGLPSMYVTEDTTRAHPDDIDKLYTAAIECGATRVVIADTVGHTTRTGATNIVRFVKDVIENTGEDVKIDWHGHNDRGFALAATIAAIRAGVDRVHGCALGIGERCGNASMDLLLVNLKMWGIINNDLSKLNEYCRLVSESCRVPIPFNYPVIGPDAFRTATGVHAAAVIKALKTNEMWLSDMVYSAVPANMVGRKQKIEIGPLSGESNVMYWLHDHGYDMNGDMTKKIFDYAKHSNRLLTDDEIEAFIETEIPEHERKHYESQLAAA; this is encoded by the coding sequence ATGAACACAGAACATCAAGAACTCATTTACGATTGGAACAAAGGCGGAATCGTGGATATGAAAGGCGTTGTGAAAATTGAATTCGACGACGAAACATTGCGAGACGGACTTCAATCGCCTTCCGTTACTGACCCATCAATTGACCAGAAAATTCGCATTCTCCATTTGATAGAAGAACTCGGAATTCAGTCTGCAAACATCGGACTTCCCGGCGCTGGTCCGCGAGCATACAACGACACGCTCGAACTCGCAAAAGAAATCGCGCGATGCAAAATGAAAATCTATCCCAATTGTGCGGCGCGAACTGTTATTGCCGACATTGACCCTGTGATTGATATTTCACAAAAAGCAGGAATACCGATTGAAGTTGCATCGTTCGTCGGTTCAAGTCCCATTCGGCAATATGTGGAAGGATGGACGGTGGACAAAGTTCGCGAACTCACGGAGAATGCTGTTTCGTATGTTGTCGCGCACGGTTTGCCAAGTATGTATGTTACCGAAGATACAACACGCGCGCATCCCGACGACATTGATAAACTTTATACGGCAGCAATCGAATGTGGCGCAACACGCGTTGTTATTGCAGATACGGTTGGTCATACAACACGCACCGGCGCGACCAATATTGTTCGCTTCGTAAAAGATGTTATTGAAAATACCGGCGAAGATGTGAAGATTGATTGGCACGGACACAACGACCGCGGATTTGCACTTGCAGCAACAATCGCGGCAATTCGCGCTGGTGTGGATAGAGTGCACGGTTGCGCATTGGGAATCGGAGAACGTTGCGGAAATGCTTCGATGGATTTACTTCTTGTGAACTTAAAAATGTGGGGCATCATCAATAACGACCTTTCCAAATTAAATGAATATTGCCGCCTTGTTTCCGAATCGTGCCGCGTTCCGATTCCGTTCAATTATCCTGTAATTGGTCCAGATGCATTTCGCACTGCAACGGGAGTTCACGCCGCTGCAGTTATTAAAGCATTGAAGACAAATGAAATGTGGCTTTCCGATATGGTGTATTCTGCTGTGCCTGCAAATATGGTCGGACGAAAACAAAAAATTGAAATCGGTCCGTTGAGCGGCGAATCAAACGTGATGTATTGGCTGCACGACCACGGCTACGATATGAACGGCGATATGACAAAGAAAATTTTTGATTATGCAAAACATTCGAATCGTCTTTTAACTGATGACGAAATTGAAGCATTTATTGAAACAGAAATTCCCGAACACGAAAGAAAACATTATGAGTCTCAACTGGCTGCCGCGTGA
- a CDS encoding DUF2889 domain-containing protein — protein MNQIYERNINVAVAWKDESEIITRASMLDLNHHIVVELTIDLHSEMISDANAQMTKVPYGICQFTLSNIKKVIGMKIERGIQKQLIDALGHSDGCTHLVDLAMEAIRLSANVMLGLTKVGAEWFNRTVSEEEQIKLVKPILKNTCLPFKDN, from the coding sequence ATGAATCAAATTTACGAACGCAATATCAATGTCGCAGTCGCGTGGAAGGATGAAAGCGAAATTATTACTCGCGCGTCAATGCTCGATTTGAATCATCACATCGTTGTTGAATTGACGATTGATTTGCACAGCGAAATGATTTCCGATGCAAACGCACAAATGACGAAAGTGCCGTATGGGATTTGCCAGTTCACGCTTTCGAACATCAAGAAAGTAATTGGAATGAAAATTGAACGCGGTATTCAGAAACAACTTATTGATGCGCTGGGGCATTCAGACGGTTGCACGCATTTGGTGGATTTGGCGATGGAAGCGATTCGTCTCAGCGCAAACGTAATGCTCGGCTTAACGAAAGTCGGCGCTGAATGGTTTAACCGAACCGTAAGCGAAGAAGAACAAATCAAACTCGTCAAACCGATTTTGAAAAATACATGTTTACCTTTTAAAGATAATTAA
- a CDS encoding acetyl-CoA C-acyltransferase: protein MINLTDNEIFRLPKKIERTAHSILKDKNKKIVFLSATRTPFGTVGGSLKDFTPIDLGAIAARAAIEQAQLADRIEFIDTAIFGNAMHTSIDSHYGARHVALKAGLSNFSIALTVNRICWSGAEAIVQGAKELLSGEAEIVLAGGYESTSQSPLVIYGAAFGFPFMAGPKTQFVFKDGLNDTFINNDMMGTAENLVRRYGITRAEVDAFALSSQMKAKDGMEKGRLAKEITPVKIQERRKEKIIANDENIKPETTLASLAKLPAVKSDGVQTAGNSSGIVDGAAAVVMTTFGKAKELGIEPIGELLSWGVAGVDPHCMGIGPVPACNIALQRAGLSLKQMQHIEINEAFGGQYLACEKEMQFDRTIVNVNGGAIALGHPLGATGARMTISLLKLGGLGLASACIGGGQGGALVVEGYV from the coding sequence ATGATAAACTTAACTGACAACGAAATTTTCCGACTTCCGAAAAAGATTGAACGCACGGCGCATTCAATTTTAAAAGACAAAAACAAAAAAATAGTTTTTCTTTCTGCAACGCGCACACCATTTGGAACAGTCGGTGGAAGTTTGAAAGATTTTACGCCGATTGATTTGGGAGCAATAGCCGCACGCGCAGCAATTGAACAAGCGCAACTTGCCGACCGCATTGAATTTATTGACACGGCAATTTTCGGAAACGCAATGCACACAAGTATTGATTCGCATTACGGAGCGCGGCACGTTGCACTCAAAGCCGGACTTTCAAATTTCTCCATCGCGCTTACGGTGAATCGCATTTGCTGGTCGGGTGCAGAAGCGATTGTGCAAGGCGCAAAAGAATTATTGAGCGGTGAAGCGGAAATTGTTCTTGCCGGCGGTTATGAAAGCACGTCTCAATCACCGCTTGTCATTTATGGCGCGGCATTCGGCTTTCCATTTATGGCGGGACCGAAAACGCAATTTGTTTTCAAAGACGGATTGAATGATACATTCATCAATAACGATATGATGGGAACTGCGGAAAATCTTGTGCGGCGATATGGAATTACACGCGCGGAAGTTGATGCGTTTGCACTTTCTTCACAAATGAAAGCGAAAGATGGAATGGAAAAAGGACGACTTGCAAAAGAAATTACGCCGGTAAAAATTCAAGAGCGAAGAAAAGAAAAAATTATTGCCAACGATGAAAACATAAAACCGGAAACAACACTTGCATCACTTGCAAAACTTCCCGCAGTAAAATCTGATGGCGTGCAAACAGCTGGAAATTCTTCCGGCATTGTTGACGGCGCAGCAGCAGTCGTGATGACAACATTCGGCAAAGCAAAAGAACTCGGCATCGAACCAATCGGCGAATTGCTTTCGTGGGGTGTTGCCGGCGTTGACCCGCATTGTATGGGCATTGGTCCTGTTCCTGCATGCAACATAGCATTACAACGCGCTGGACTTTCGCTAAAACAAATGCAGCACATCGAAATCAACGAAGCATTTGGCGGACAATATCTTGCGTGTGAAAAAGAAATGCAATTCGATAGAACAATTGTGAATGTGAACGGCGGAGCAATTGCACTCGGTCATCCGCTTGGTGCAACAGGCGCGCGAATGACAATTTCTCTTTTGAAACTCGGCGGACTCGGACTTGCTTCTGCGTGTATCGGTGGCGGGCAAGGGGGAGCGTTGGTAGTGGAAGGATATGTTTGA
- a CDS encoding 3-hydroxyacyl-CoA dehydrogenase/enoyl-CoA hydratase family protein, whose translation MNTTWNNIELLIVGAGTMGASLAQNYAQNGFNVGLLDVSEEMLQRGFSSIEKELDSAKGKIFSAKDISEIRSRIIGTTNYEEACKGKSLQLVIEAATERIDIKEKIFAVLDSLTEKNVVLATNSSSLNANILAKATRRPDKVVWMHYFYLPHKNRAAEFAGTDTASEESKAIAKKFLKLGGKIPTHIRGSRKGGVADIIFVALLLEATRMLEEGFDISTIEAAGKKAYNIPIGFLELMDATGLPVGLASMYSFSDATNPKDALYKVYGNFFAPRNNYIDLIDKFNRAKDKSEVRWIQDKKQLTTNVNPKTVEELANRFLAIGFLTATECVDAKLITIEDLELLTQNAFLWNKGPFTLMKELGAKKVADVVRKREEFAKGFGQYFPICNSLKKIMSEKKLSAFQCSFAFTEKEMNGAVRRITLNNPRAANAMNNDVFADLKREFTAANKDAKCKLIIFDTAPIKTFIAGASIPGFIENIKAKNYKAIVNDTREWQNVIFHIMTGTAKPKIAIVDGQAFGGGVEVASAFALDENTMTLITNRTSYALPETRLGIYPGLRGTLSLAQLIHKKTNDVETALAFARYFILAGGMATSSPQMILQLGFADAIVPQQNRDDAAKVIAKAIIENKGKMISKEKLSSLEFEQLPTQLSFTEQREMQIVKELFSQADLIPTLYAQARGYLPLHYTGEMKTFAERVVRRVVQNSPNAVWISNELISRGFENYLNGIDNDTLAEFELEHYLQQIFEHPDALSGLEAVVSGKFAEFKRR comes from the coding sequence ATGAATACAACTTGGAATAACATAGAACTACTCATTGTTGGTGCGGGAACGATGGGCGCGAGTCTTGCGCAGAATTATGCACAGAACGGATTCAACGTTGGCTTGCTCGATGTTTCGGAAGAAATGCTGCAGCGCGGATTTTCTTCGATTGAAAAAGAATTGGACAGCGCGAAAGGAAAAATATTTTCCGCGAAAGATATTTCTGAAATCCGCAGCCGCATTATCGGAACAACGAATTACGAAGAAGCGTGCAAAGGAAAATCGCTGCAACTTGTGATTGAAGCGGCAACAGAGCGTATTGACATCAAAGAAAAAATATTTGCTGTTCTGGATTCGCTCACCGAAAAAAATGTTGTGCTTGCAACAAACTCATCTTCGCTCAACGCAAACATTCTCGCAAAGGCAACACGCCGCCCTGACAAAGTTGTGTGGATGCATTATTTTTATTTGCCACACAAAAATCGCGCAGCAGAATTTGCGGGAACGGATACTGCTTCGGAAGAAAGCAAAGCGATTGCAAAAAAGTTTTTGAAACTCGGCGGAAAAATTCCTACACATATTCGGGGAAGCAGAAAAGGCGGCGTTGCGGATATTATTTTTGTTGCGCTGTTACTCGAAGCAACACGAATGTTGGAAGAAGGTTTCGACATTTCTACGATTGAAGCCGCCGGAAAAAAAGCATACAACATTCCCATTGGTTTTCTCGAATTGATGGACGCGACCGGTTTGCCTGTGGGTTTGGCTTCGATGTATTCGTTTTCCGATGCGACGAATCCGAAAGATGCGTTGTATAAAGTGTATGGAAATTTCTTTGCGCCGCGAAACAACTACATTGATTTGATTGATAAATTCAATCGTGCGAAAGATAAATCGGAAGTGCGATGGATTCAAGATAAAAAGCAACTTACGACAAACGTCAATCCGAAAACAGTTGAAGAACTTGCGAACAGATTTCTTGCAATTGGTTTTCTTACTGCAACAGAATGTGTTGATGCAAAACTGATTACGATTGAAGATTTGGAATTGCTGACGCAGAACGCATTTCTGTGGAACAAAGGTCCGTTCACATTGATGAAAGAACTTGGCGCGAAAAAAGTTGCGGACGTTGTGCGCAAGCGTGAAGAATTTGCAAAAGGTTTTGGACAATATTTTCCTATCTGCAATTCGCTGAAAAAAATAATGAGCGAGAAAAAGTTGTCGGCGTTTCAATGTTCGTTTGCATTTACGGAAAAAGAAATGAACGGCGCAGTGCGGAGAATAACGCTCAACAATCCACGCGCGGCAAATGCAATGAACAACGATGTGTTCGCAGATTTGAAACGTGAATTTACCGCCGCGAACAAAGATGCAAAATGCAAACTCATAATTTTCGATACTGCGCCGATTAAAACGTTCATTGCCGGCGCAAGTATTCCCGGATTTATTGAAAACATCAAAGCGAAAAATTACAAAGCGATTGTGAACGATACGCGCGAATGGCAGAACGTTATCTTTCACATAATGACGGGAACGGCGAAACCAAAAATTGCCATTGTTGATGGACAAGCGTTTGGCGGCGGCGTTGAAGTTGCGTCTGCGTTTGCGCTCGATGAAAACACGATGACGCTGATTACGAATCGCACTTCGTATGCGCTTCCCGAAACGCGGCTTGGCATTTATCCCGGACTTCGCGGAACACTTTCACTTGCGCAACTCATTCACAAAAAAACAAATGACGTTGAAACTGCGCTTGCATTTGCGCGGTATTTTATTCTTGCCGGTGGAATGGCAACTTCTTCTCCGCAAATGATTTTACAACTTGGTTTTGCTGATGCAATTGTTCCGCAGCAAAACCGAGATGATGCCGCAAAAGTAATTGCCAAAGCAATTATTGAGAACAAAGGCAAAATGATTTCGAAAGAGAAATTGTCTTCACTTGAATTTGAGCAACTTCCGACTCAACTTTCCTTTACAGAACAAAGAGAAATGCAAATTGTGAAAGAATTGTTTTCGCAAGCAGATTTAATTCCGACTTTGTATGCGCAAGCGCGTGGTTATCTTCCGTTGCATTACACGGGAGAAATGAAAACGTTTGCAGAAAGAGTTGTTCGCAGAGTTGTGCAAAACTCTCCCAATGCTGTGTGGATTTCCAATGAACTTATTTCACGCGGATTTGAAAATTATTTAAACGGAATTGACAACGATACACTTGCAGAATTTGAACTCGAACATTACTTGCAACAAATTTTCGAACATCCCGACGCGTTAAGCGGATTGGAAGCAGTGGTGAGCGGAAAGTTTGCAGAGTTTAAGAGAAGATGA
- a CDS encoding benzoyl-CoA reductase subunit C has translation MNFEEKIEHYRVIIDDVSFPTVKSWKEKHPQQKVVGMFPVYTPYELPHAAGMLPVGVLGAGGKIEIDHADSRIQSFVCSIARSTLELGLTERLKNFDALYFTSICDVARNLSGIWSTNFPEQLVEYIHFPQNMNTTSAPKHYRAELQKLANNLEQLCGKKISNEDLLKSISAFNRNRELCLQLYHIKNTTPHLLSTYETYILLRMGTLLSVEDHTQLLEEILPQIYERNRVPRDFVRVMLEGSFCEQPPLELMQVIEEAGCYIIDDDLLLHTRWFKNAVPLNGDPLLSLAESYIQNSRYSSVRHYGNNPRKEQFVNKIREGKVDGVIFCAPKFCEPALLDYVVLKDECEKQNIAYMTFEYEEKMGVFETVRMQVETFVESVLFFS, from the coding sequence ATGAACTTTGAAGAAAAAATAGAACACTACCGCGTTATCATTGACGATGTTTCTTTTCCGACAGTAAAATCGTGGAAAGAAAAACATCCGCAACAAAAAGTTGTCGGAATGTTTCCCGTCTATACGCCATACGAATTACCACACGCGGCGGGAATGTTGCCTGTTGGTGTTCTTGGTGCAGGCGGAAAAATTGAAATTGACCACGCGGATTCGCGCATCCAATCGTTTGTGTGTTCAATTGCGCGTTCAACATTGGAATTGGGATTGACGGAGCGACTGAAAAATTTCGATGCGTTGTATTTCACTTCGATATGCGATGTTGCGAGAAATCTTTCGGGAATTTGGTCAACGAATTTTCCCGAACAACTCGTGGAGTATATTCACTTTCCGCAAAATATGAATACCACGAGCGCGCCAAAACATTACCGTGCGGAATTGCAAAAGTTAGCGAACAATTTAGAGCAACTCTGCGGAAAGAAAATTTCAAACGAAGACTTACTGAAAAGTATTTCCGCTTTTAATCGCAATCGCGAATTGTGTTTGCAATTGTATCACATCAAAAACACAACGCCGCATCTTCTTTCGACGTATGAAACATACATATTATTGCGAATGGGAACGCTGCTTTCCGTTGAAGACCATACGCAACTTCTCGAAGAAATTCTTCCGCAAATTTATGAACGCAATCGTGTGCCGCGTGATTTTGTGCGCGTAATGCTCGAAGGAAGTTTTTGCGAACAACCGCCGCTCGAATTGATGCAAGTGATTGAAGAAGCCGGTTGTTACATTATTGATGATGATTTGTTATTGCACACGCGCTGGTTTAAAAATGCAGTTCCGCTCAACGGCGACCCATTGCTTTCGCTTGCAGAAAGTTACATTCAGAACAGCAGGTATTCTTCCGTTCGGCATTATGGAAATAATCCGCGCAAAGAACAATTCGTGAATAAAATTCGCGAAGGAAAAGTGGACGGCGTAATTTTCTGCGCACCGAAATTTTGCGAACCGGCATTGCTCGATTACGTTGTGTTGAAAGATGAATGTGAAAAACAAAACATCGCATATATGACGTTTGAGTATGAAGAAAAAATGGGTGTGTTCGAAACCGTCAGAATGCAAGTAGAAACATTTGTAGAATCCGTGTTATTCTTTTCGTGA
- a CDS encoding glucose 1-dehydrogenase, protein MILENNYALVTGGSLGIGKATVLALAQEGANVAFTYFGFRNNSSEANDVVDEVKKLGRKCFAIESDVSKFDEAQNVVHKVIAEFGSLHILVNNAGISRDSVVWKMSEQQWDDVLDINLKGTFNYMHAVSAMFREQKFGKIVSVSSINGMRGKFGLANYAASKAGVIGLTKVVAKELGKYNVNVNAVAPGMIETDLTGNLSDEVKQQSLSEIILGRFGKPEDVANLIVFLVSEKAKHITGEVIKVDGGQYI, encoded by the coding sequence ATGATTCTCGAAAACAACTATGCTCTTGTTACCGGTGGTTCGCTAGGAATCGGGAAAGCAACCGTTCTTGCTCTTGCACAGGAAGGAGCGAATGTTGCGTTCACGTATTTTGGATTTCGTAATAACAGCAGCGAAGCGAATGATGTTGTTGACGAAGTGAAAAAACTCGGGCGAAAATGTTTTGCGATTGAATCTGATGTTTCAAAATTTGATGAAGCGCAGAACGTTGTTCACAAAGTTATTGCAGAGTTTGGAAGTTTGCACATTCTCGTCAACAACGCCGGAATTTCGCGCGACAGTGTTGTGTGGAAAATGAGTGAGCAGCAATGGGACGACGTTCTCGACATTAATTTGAAAGGAACGTTCAATTATATGCACGCGGTGAGTGCAATGTTTCGTGAGCAGAAATTTGGAAAGATTGTGAGCGTGAGTTCAATCAATGGAATGCGGGGAAAATTCGGGCTTGCAAATTACGCTGCATCGAAAGCGGGAGTAATCGGCTTGACAAAAGTCGTTGCGAAAGAACTCGGCAAATACAATGTGAACGTGAATGCCGTTGCGCCGGGAATGATTGAAACGGATTTGACGGGCAATCTTTCAGACGAAGTGAAACAACAATCGCTTTCGGAAATAATTCTTGGTCGTTTCGGAAAACCGGAAGACGTTGCGAATCTGATTGTGTTTCTTGTTTCCGAAAAAGCAAAACACATTACGGGAGAAGTGATAAAAGTGGATGGTGGACAGTATATATGA
- a CDS encoding 3-isopropylmalate dehydratase small subunit produces MIKGNVHKYGDNIDTDVIIPARYCTAFTEKELAPHALEDLDENFVKKVQKGDIIVAGRNFGCGSSRENAPIAIKGAGVSCVVAKSFARIFYRNSINIGLPILECDTAVDETENGDALEVDLTHGEIKNVTKNKTYAVPPFPAMIQEIINVGGMVEFAKRRIAEKRLALSNQQSAVSN; encoded by the coding sequence ATGATAAAAGGCAACGTTCACAAATACGGCGACAACATTGATACTGATGTCATTATTCCCGCGCGATACTGCACAGCGTTCACAGAAAAAGAACTCGCACCGCACGCGCTGGAGGACCTCGATGAAAACTTCGTGAAGAAAGTTCAGAAAGGCGACATCATTGTTGCAGGAAGAAATTTCGGCTGCGGAAGTTCGCGCGAGAATGCACCGATTGCGATTAAAGGCGCGGGAGTGTCGTGTGTTGTTGCAAAATCGTTTGCAAGAATTTTTTACCGCAACTCCATCAATATCGGTTTGCCGATTCTTGAATGTGATACAGCAGTTGATGAAACGGAGAATGGAGACGCGCTTGAAGTTGATTTAACACACGGCGAAATCAAAAACGTTACGAAGAATAAAACGTATGCTGTTCCGCCGTTTCCCGCGATGATTCAAGAAATAATAAACGTTGGTGGGATGGTGGAATTTGCGAAGAGAAGAATCGCGGAAAAGCGTTTAGCATTAAGCAATCAGCAATCAGCAGTCAGCAATTAG
- a CDS encoding enoyl-CoA hydratase, with the protein MNYQFFTIIDEGEVVSLVLNRPPLNVLNIAMMKEMNSALSELLPHPNAKVLLLKANGKAFSAGVDVADHTADKIDEMMSEFHRVFENINKFKIPVIAVVDGAALGGGCEIVIFCDMIVASEKAKFGQPEIKVGVFPPIAAALFPRMLGRQRALEFLMSGENISAMEAERIGLINKVFPVEGFENAVKEFVAKFTSQSKVILEMTKRAIDSGLSRPPMQAISNAEEIYMNEMMKTEDANEGLAAFLEKRNPVWKNK; encoded by the coding sequence ATGAACTACCAATTTTTTACCATTATAGACGAAGGCGAAGTTGTTTCGCTCGTCTTAAATCGTCCGCCGCTGAATGTGCTGAACATCGCGATGATGAAAGAAATGAATTCTGCATTGAGCGAACTTCTTCCGCATCCGAATGCAAAAGTATTGTTACTGAAAGCAAATGGAAAAGCATTTTCTGCCGGCGTTGACGTTGCTGACCACACAGCAGATAAAATTGACGAGATGATGAGCGAGTTTCATCGTGTGTTCGAGAACATCAACAAATTTAAAATTCCCGTCATTGCAGTTGTTGATGGAGCCGCGCTCGGCGGTGGTTGCGAAATCGTCATCTTCTGCGATATGATTGTTGCATCGGAGAAAGCAAAATTCGGACAGCCGGAAATTAAAGTCGGCGTATTTCCACCAATTGCTGCGGCGTTGTTTCCGCGAATGCTCGGAAGGCAACGCGCTCTCGAATTCCTGATGAGCGGAGAAAATATTTCTGCAATGGAAGCGGAACGTATCGGGCTTATCAATAAAGTTTTTCCCGTTGAAGGATTTGAAAATGCGGTGAAGGAATTTGTCGCAAAGTTTACATCGCAAAGCAAAGTGATTCTGGAAATGACGAAACGCGCGATTGACAGCGGTTTATCCCGTCCGCCAATGCAGGCAATTTCCAACGCTGAAGAAATTTATATGAACGAAATGATGAAAACGGAAGATGCAAATGAAGGTCTTGCCGCATTTCTTGAAAAACGAAATCCGGTTTGGAAAAATAAATGA
- the oah gene encoding 6-oxocyclohex-1-ene-1-carbonyl-CoA hydratase, whose amino-acid sequence MSLNWLPRDNEIKNHNLWGDEFFGTEPPCTMYELRPILDEKGNVVEGLHSAWVTLNNPKQYNSYTTQMVKGVIAGFHKASMERSVVAVVFTAVGDKAFCTGGNTKEYAEYYAKRPAEYGAYMDLFNAMVDAILNCKKPTICRVNGMRVAGGQEIGMACDITVSADTAVFGQAGPKHGSAPDGGSTDFLPAYLSIEDAMWNCVSCEVWSAYKMKRLSLISKVVPVIKDGNVFKRNPLVVTEKYVDDGEIVYGEFVSGDARKKANEELEKATLDFSLLDKSVNEILWRFTNLFPGCLIKSIDGIRAKKKFFWDQTKLANRHWLAANQMLEGFLGFTAFNSRKLTGKDVIDFVKFRQLTAEGKEMNESVFEEVLPKQK is encoded by the coding sequence ATGAGTCTCAACTGGCTGCCGCGTGATAACGAAATAAAAAACCACAACTTGTGGGGCGATGAATTCTTCGGAACAGAGCCGCCTTGCACAATGTATGAATTGCGTCCGATTCTCGACGAGAAAGGAAACGTAGTCGAAGGATTACATTCCGCGTGGGTTACACTCAACAACCCGAAACAATACAATTCCTACACAACGCAAATGGTGAAAGGCGTGATTGCCGGATTTCACAAAGCATCAATGGAGCGCAGCGTTGTTGCGGTGGTATTCACTGCTGTCGGCGATAAAGCATTTTGCACCGGCGGGAACACGAAAGAGTATGCGGAGTATTATGCAAAACGTCCCGCAGAATACGGCGCGTATATGGATTTGTTTAATGCGATGGTGGATGCGATTTTGAATTGCAAGAAGCCGACAATTTGCCGCGTGAACGGAATGCGTGTTGCCGGCGGACAGGAAATCGGAATGGCGTGCGACATCACTGTTTCTGCTGATACGGCGGTGTTCGGACAAGCGGGACCCAAACACGGCTCTGCTCCCGACGGCGGCTCAACGGATTTTCTTCCCGCGTATTTGAGTATTGAAGATGCGATGTGGAATTGTGTTTCGTGCGAAGTGTGGAGCGCGTATAAAATGAAACGGCTCTCGCTTATTAGTAAAGTTGTTCCGGTTATCAAAGATGGAAATGTATTCAAACGCAATCCGCTTGTGGTAACGGAGAAATATGTTGACGACGGAGAAATTGTCTATGGCGAATTTGTTTCCGGCGATGCACGAAAAAAAGCAAATGAAGAATTGGAAAAAGCAACGCTTGATTTTTCTCTGCTCGACAAATCGGTGAATGAAATTCTTTGGCGATTCACCAACTTATTTCCCGGATGTTTAATCAAATCCATTGACGGCATTCGTGCGAAGAAGAAATTTTTCTGGGACCAAACGAAACTTGCAAATCGTCACTGGCTTGCGGCAAATCAAATGCTCGAAGGATTTCTCGGATTTACTGCATTCAATTCACGCAAACTCACGGGCAAAGACGTGATTGATTTCGTCAAGTTCCGTCAATTGACTGCCGAAGGAAAAGAGATGAATGAAAGCGTGTTTGAAGAAGTGTTACCGAAACAGAAATGA